In Arachis hypogaea cultivar Tifrunner chromosome 2, arahy.Tifrunner.gnm2.J5K5, whole genome shotgun sequence, a genomic segment contains:
- the LOC112755304 gene encoding piezo-type mechanosensitive ion channel homolog isoform X2, producing MWPSAESFNQICSSGVKHTNVLLRGGVFRTFSINFFTYGFPVSLFALSFWSFHFASLCAFGLLAYVGYIVYAFPSLFRLHRLNGLLLVFILFWAVSTYVFNVAFTFLNWKLGRDMKIWEMVGLWHYPIPGFFLLAQFCLGILVALGNLVNNSVFLCLSDEDGQSSNEQCSVEEKGETKVLIVATIAWGLRKCSRAIMLTLIFLIAIKPGFIHAVYMIFFLIYLLSHNVSRKLRQALILLCEIHFALLYALQINLISNALEKKGSVSMEVVMQLGLVGEDSDWDFLEVALLGCFCSVHNHGFDMLFSFSAIIQHTPSAPIGFGILKAGLNKSVLLSIYSSSSVRQSDDSFSYERRIASYLSAIGQKFLSIYRSCGTYIAFLTILLTVYMERPNYIAFGYIFLLLLWITGRQLVERTKRPLWLPLKVYAISVFIFIYSLSSFTSLEMWLSKLIDLYFYLGFDPKASSFENVWESLAVLIVMQLYSYERRQSKLHKQAYMDQLEPGKVGFIRRFLIWHSQKILFIALFYASLSPISAFGFLYLLGCVICSILPKTSSIPSKSFLVYTGFLVTAEYLFQMWGKQAEMFPGQKYSDISLFLGLCVFQPGFWGRESGLRGKVLVIVACTLQYNVFRWLERMPNTVLNRGHWEEPCPLFVSSEDSFQHTDTCNEASKTSCNSHHPTEIQEGDSSKTLRIITSGHSHIPDTPSSKTRGSDSNRRKYFGFIWGSSRESHKWNKKRIVALRKERFETQIAVLRIYLKFWVENMSNLFGLEINMIALLLASFALLNAISMLYIALLAACILLNRHIIRKIWPVFVFLFASVLILEYFVIWKDSLPFSSHVPSGVHCHDCWKASTRYFDYCEKCWLGLVVDDPRMLISYFAVFMLAGFKLRADRLGNFSGSSTYRQIMFQRRNTFIWRDLSFETKSMWTFVDYLRLYCYCHLLDLVLILILITGTLEYDILHLGYLAFALVFFRMRLEILKKKNQIFKFLRIYNFAVIILSLAYQSPFVGGPSSGKCEKNYIYEMIGFYKYDYGFRITARSAIVEIIIFLLVALQSYMFSSKEFDYVCRYLEAEQIGAIVHEQEKKAAWKTAQLQQIRESEVKKRQRNMQVEKMKAEMLNLQVQLHSLNTSANCIDGFSHSGEGLRRRRSNSIISTHDIRIPDKEEQFPERLDHAMREDSVLPTELESSSTSMNVETSFTEEYKHSVDSPVCEITEIDIDNNSSDSDKKGKGQAKEHPLRSAVQLIGDGVSQVQSIGNQAVNNLVSFLNISQEDSDSNGHTNVEDQIYDEMESQKSRDMYVDRSSSALSDRSSEAASLQLGRIFRYIWYQMRSNNDIVCYCCFVLVFLWNFSLLSMVYLGALYLYALCVNTGPSYIFWVIILIYTEIYILLQYLYQIIIHHCGMSIDPVLLRELGFPTHKIMSSFVVSSLPLFLVYIFTLIQSSITPKDGEWMSSINFRFKGKDLHRKDDPARYNWQEKVGDLLNQMANMVKMIIRSFFRYWKSLTQGAESPPYFVQVSMDVNFWPEDGIQPARIESGINQLLRVVHKDKCMEKNPNLCPFASRVNVQSIERSQENPNVALVVLEVVYSSPVTDCSSAEYNFSLTPADDVAKEILKAKRAGFVEEVGFPYHILSVIGGGKREIDLYAYIFCADLIVFFLVAIFYQSVIKNKSEFLEVYQLEDQFPKEFVFILMAIFFLIVVDRIIYLCSFATGKVIFYIFNLVLFTYSVTEYDWQLDPSQKHAAQFALRAIFSAKALSLALQAVQIRYGIPHQSTLYRQFLTSEVSRINYLGYRLYRALPFLYELRCVLDWSCTTTSLTMYDWLKLEDINASLYLVKCDSVLNRATHKQGEKQTKMTKCCNGICLFFVLICVIWAPMLMYSSGNPTNIANPIKDASFKVDIKTVSGRLNLYETTLCERIEWNKLDSDANLDPHGYLDTYNKNDIQLICCQADASTLWLVPSVVQTRLIQSLDWYDDMEIFFTWILSRDRPKGKEVVKYEKPVDPQYLPSQSDVQKVLNGSMTSFRVYKFYPRYFRVTGSGDVRNLDEDSTVSADLVLHREQFEWWAFQDIQPSNLSGLCGGDTGPVAIVVSEETPPQGILGDTLSKFSIWGLYITFVLAVGRFIRLQCSDLRMRIPFENLPSCDRLIAICEDIYAARAEGELGVEELLYWTLVKIYRSPHMLLEYTKPD from the exons ATGTGGCCTTCTGCTGAGTCCTTTAATCAAATATGCAGTTCTGGTGTGAAGCACACAAATGTTTTACTCAGAGGAGGTGTTTTCCGGACTTTTAGCATCAACTTTTTCACGTATGGTTTCCCG GTCTCCTTGTTTGCTCTTTCCTTTTGGAGCTTTCATTTTGCAAGCTTATGTGCATTTGGGCTACTTGCTTACGTTGGCTACATTGTCTATGCCTTCCCTTCTTTATTCCGTTTGCACCGCTTGAATGGGCTGCTGCTTGTCTTTATTCTCTTCTGGGCTGTTAGCACCTACGTATTCAATGTGGCATTTACATTTTTGAATTGGAAACTTGGACGG GACATGAAAATCTGGGAGATGGTGGGTCTGTGGCACTATCCGATACCTGGTTTCTTTTTGCTTGCCCAATTTTGTCTAGGAATTTTGGTTGCGTTGGGTAATCTTGTGAACAATTCTGTATTCCTCTGCTTGTCTGATGAGGATGGGCAATCGTCAAATGAGCAGTGCTCAGTAGAAG AGAAGGGAGAGACTAAGGTTTTGATTGTGGCAACAATAGCATGGGGACTTCGCAAGTGCTCTCGGGCTATCATGCTAACATTGATCTTTCTTATTGCCATAAAGCCTGGTTTCATCCATGCTGTATATA TGATATTCTTCCTGATATATCTTTTGAGCCACAATGTCAGCCGAAAGCTACGACAAGCTCTGATTCTTCTGTGCGAGATTCATTTTGCACTGTTGTACGCTCTTCAAATTAATTTGATCTCTAATGCTTTGGAGAAAAAAGGTTCTGTAAGCATGGAAGTTGTAATGCAATTAG GTCTCGTTGGAGAAGATAGTGACTGGGATTTCTTGGAAGTAGCTTTGCTTGGTTGCTTCTGTTCAGTTCATAACCATGGTTTTGACATGTTATTTTCATTCTCTGCAATCATACAGCATACCCCTAGTGCCCCTATTGGATTTGGCATCTTGAAAGCTGGTCTTAACAAATCTGTTTTATTGTCTATATATTCATCCTCCTCTGTGAGACAAAGTGATGACAGTTTCTCTTATG AAAGAAGAATTGCATCATACCTCAGTGCAATTGGGCAGAAGTTCCTCTCTATATACCGATCTTGTGGCACCTATATTGCTTTCTTGACTATTCTTCTCACAGTATATATGGAGAGGCCCAATTACATAGCATTTGGTTACATATTCCTTCTTCTGCTGTGGATTACTGGAAGACAACTTGTTGAGAGAACAAAAAGGCCGCTTTGGCTTCCATTGAAAGTGTATGCAATTTCGGTGTTTATCTTCATATATAGCTTGAGCAGCTTCACAAGTCTAGAGATGTGGTTATCCAAGTTGATTGATCTCTATTTTTATCTTGGATTTGACCCAAAAGCGTCatcttttgaaaatgtttgggAGTCTCTGGCAGTCTTGATTGTTATGCAACTTTATAGCTATGAGAGGAGACAAAGCAAGCTGCACAAACAGGCTTACATGGATCAGTTGGAGCCAGGGAAAGTTGGGTTTATCAGGCGATTTCTTATTTGGCACAGCCAAAAAATCTTATTTATTGCCCTGTTTTATGCATCTTTATCCCCAATTAGTGCATTTGGTTTCTTGTATCTGCTTGGATGTGTTATCTGCTCCATTTTACCAAAGACATCTAGTATCCCATCCAAATCATTCTTAGTATACACAGGGTTTCTGGTGACTGCtgaatatctttttcaaatgtgGGGTAAGCAAGCTGAAATGTTTCCTGGACAGAAGTACTCTGATATATCTCTCTTTCTGGGATTGTGTGTATTCCAGCCAGGCTTTTGGGGTCGAGAATCTGGATTGAGAGGAAAAGTACTAGTTATTGTGGCTTGTACCCTTCAATACAATGTCTTTCGGTGGTTGGAAAGAATGCCAAATACAGTCTTGAATAGAGGACACTGGGAAGAACCTTGTCCTTTGTTTGTCTCCTCGGAAGATTCATTTCAGCATACTGATACATGTAATGAGGCAAGTAAAACATCATGCAATTCACATCATCCAACTGAGATTCAAGAAGGGGATTCTAGCAAGACACTAAGAATTATAACCTCTGGTCATTCCCATATACCTGATACTCCAAGTTCTAAAACAAGAGGTTCTGACAGTAATAGAAGAAAGTATTTTGGATTTATCTGGGGAAGTAGCAGGGAGAGTCACAAGTGGAACAAGAAGCGGATTGTTGCTTTGAGAAAGGAGCGGTTTGAGACCCAGATAGCAGTCTTAAGAAtatatttgaaattttgggtggagaatatGTCTAATCTATTTGGTCTCGAGATAAACATGATAGCATTACTTCTTGCAAGCTTTGCCTTGTTGAATGCAATATCCATGCTGTATATTGCACTGTTAGCTGCTTGTATTCTTCTGAATCGGCATATTATACGCAAAATCTGGCCTGTATTTGTCTTCCTGTTTGCATCTGTTCTCATCCTTGAATATTTTGTCATCTGGAAGGATAGTTTACCTTTTAGTTCCCATGTTCCAAGCGGGGTTCATTGTCATGACTGTTGGAAAGCTTCAACTCGATATTTCGATTATTGCGAAAAGTGTTGGCTAG GACTTGTTGTTGATGATCCCCGCATGCTGATCAGCTACTTTGCAGTCTTCATGCTGGCTGGCTTCAAGCTTCGGGCTGATCGCCTTGGCAACTTTTCAGGATCATCAACATATCGTCAGATTATGTTTCAACGTAGAAACACGTTCATTTGGAGAGATCTCTCTTTTGAAACCAAGAGCATGTGGACCTTTGTCGACTATTTGAGGCTTTACTGCTATTGCCATTTGTTGGATCTTGTGCTCATTTTAATATTGATTACTGGTACACTCGAGTATGACATTTTGCATCTTGGTTATCTTGCGTTTGCTTTGGTATTCTTTCGCATGAGACTTGaaatattgaagaagaagaaccaaatCTTCAAGTTCTTGCGCATTTATAACTTTGCTGTTATTATTCTCTCTCTTGCTTATCAGTCCCCTTTTGTTGGTGGACCAAGTTCTGGGAAGTGTGAGAAGAATTACATTTATGAGATGATTGGGTTTTATAAATATGATTATGGGTTTCGGATTACTGCTAGATCTGCAATCGTAGAGATTATCATATTTTTGCTTGTAGCACTTCAGTCATACATGTTTTCCTCTAAAGAGTTTGATTATGTATGTCGATACCTGGAAGCAGAGCAAATTGGTGCTATTGTGCATGAACAGGAGAAAAAGGCGGCATGGAAAACTGCACAGTTACAACAAATTCGTGAAAGTGAGGTCAAAAAGCGACAGCGTAATATGCAGGTTGAGAAGATGAAAGCTGAAATGCTCAACCTACAAGTACAACTCCATAGTTTGAACACGTCAGCCAATTGTATTGATGGATTTTCTCACAGTGGTGAGGGTCTAAGAAGAAGGCGGAGCAATTCTATTATTTCAACCCATGACATTAGAATCCCTGACAAAGAAGAACAGTTTCCTGAGAGACTCGATCATGCAATGAGAGAGGATTCTGTTCTCCCAACTGAACTTGAATCATCATCTACTTCCATGAATGTGGAAACTTCATTCACAGAGGAGTACAAGCATTCAGTGGATTCTCCTGTGTGTGAAATTACTGAAATAGATATTGACAACAATTCTAGTGATTCAGACAAAAAGGGGAAGGGGCAAGCAAAAGAACACCCATTGAGATCTGCTGTGCAACTAATAGGTGATGGTGTTTCCCAGGTACAGTCCATTGGAAATCAGGCAGTTAATAACTTAGTGAGCTTTCTCAATATATCTCAAGAAGATTCTGATTCAAATGGGCACACAAATGTTGAGGATCAGATATATGACGAGATGGAGAGCCAGAAAAGCCGTGATATGTATGTGGATCGATCTTCATCTGCGCTATCTGATAGGAGTTCAGAAGCTGCAAGTCTGCAGTTAGGAAGGATATTTCGTTATATATGGTACCAGATGCGCTCCAATAATGATATAGTGTGTTACTGTTgttttgttcttgtgttcttatGGAACTTCAGTTTGCTATCGATGGTGTATCTCGGGGCTCTTTACTTGTATGCCTTATGTGTAAATACAGGTCCAAGTTACATCTTCTGGGTTATCATTTTGATATATACAGAAATTTACATCTTACTCCAGTATCTGTACCAAATTATAATTCATCACTGTGGGATGAGTATTGATCCTGTCCTGTTACGAGAATTAGGTTTCCCAACACACAAAATTATGTCTTCCTTTGTTGTCAGTTCATTACCTCTCTTTCTTGTCTATATTTTTACCCTCATCCAAAGCTCCATAACACCTAAAGATGGTGAATGGATGTCATCTATAAACTTCAGGTTTAAGGGGAAAGATCTCCATCGAAAAGATGATCCCGCTCGATATAACTGGCAAGAGAAGGTAGGGGATCTACTGAATCAGATGGCTAATATGGTTAAAATGATAATCAGAAGCTTCTTTAGATACTGGAAGTCACTCACACAAGGAGCAGAATCTCCTCCTTATTTTGTCCAGGTGTCTATGGATGTCAACTTCTGGCCAGAGGATGGGATTCAACCAGCAAGGATTGAATCTGGAATTAATCAGTTGCTCAGAGTTGTCCATAAGGATAAGTGTATGGAAAAGAACCCAAACCTTTGCCCTTTTGCTAGTAGGGTTAATGTTCAAAGCATTGAAAGAAGTCAAGAGAATCCCAATGTTGCGTTGGTTGTTTTAGAGGTTGTCTATTCCTCTCCTGTAACTGATTGTTCGTCAGCAGAATATAACTTTTCTTTAACTCCAGCAGATGATGTAGCAAAGGAAATCCTGAAAGCTAAGCGTGCAGGTTTTGTGGAAGAAGTGGGATTCCCTTATCATATACTCTCAGTTATTGGTGGAGGCAAGAGAGAAATTGATCTGTATGCATACATATTTTGTGCAGATCTGATTGTATTCTTTCTTGTTGCTATCTTCTACCAGTctgtcataaaaaataaaagtgagttCCTTGAAGTGTATCAGCTTGAAGACCAGTTTCCGAAAGAATTTGTCTTCATTTTAATG GCTATCTTCTTCTTGATTGTGGTTGATCGAATAATATACCTCTGCTCATTTGCCACGGGCAAAgtgattttctatattttcaaccTCGTGCTTTTCACATATTCAGTTACGGAATATGATTGGCAGTTAGACCCATCCCAGAAACATGCTGCTCAGTTTGCTCTCCGTGCTATTTTTTCAGCAAAAGCACTTTCTCTAGCACTTCAGGCTGTACAAATTCGTTATGGCATTCCTCACCAAAGCACATTATATCGTCAATTTTTGACTAGTGAAGTTTCACGGATCAATTACTTAGGATATAGGCTTTACCGTGCATTGCCATTCCTTTATGAATTACGATGCGTACTTGATTGGTCATGCACAACCACATCCCTCACCATGTATGACTGGCTGAAG CTGGAGGACATAAATGCAAGTTTGTACCTTGTCAAATGCGATTCAGTGTTGAATAGAGCTACACACAAGCAAGGGGAGAAGCAAACGAAAATGACCAAATGCTGCAATGGGATATGCTTGTTCTTTGTATTAATTTGTGTTATATGGGCTCCAATGCTG ATGTATAGCAGTGGTAACCCGACAAACATTGCCAACCCAATTAAAGATGCCAGCTTTAAGGTTGATATCAAGACAGTTAGTGGAAGGTTGAATTTGTATGAAACTACTCTGTGTGAAAGAATCGAGTGGAATAAACTCGATTCTGATGCCAATCTTGATCCTCATGGCTATTTGGACacatataataagaatgatatcCAATTGATATGCTGTCAAGCTGATGCTAGTACATTGTGGCTTGTCCCAAGTGTTGTTCAGACAAGATTGATTCAGTCCCTTGATTGGTATGATGACATGGAAATTTTTTTTACCTGGATACTTTCAAGAGACAGGCCTAAAGGGAAAGAAGTGGTGAAGTATGAAAAACCTGTTGATCCTCAGTATCTTCCAAGTCAATCTGATGTTCAAAAGGTTCTGAATGGCTCTATGACCAGCTTTagggtttataaattttatccgAGATATTTCCGTGTCACTGGTTCTGGTGACGTTAGAAATTTGGATGAG